The following are from one region of the Halosolutus amylolyticus genome:
- a CDS encoding polysaccharide lyase: MATTSVAGLSVAGCLEKVGESSPTGDGNGDVDEDEEPADDEDEEPADDEDEDGHIRTHVPFDDSGAFDAFTEIYEADSLSIVPAPGYEGESDSCEVSFSEGDHGAGSLHYLFRDEHDFEPKSMHATYWLYFDESFQPSFNGKLPGFAGTYDNAGSAGRRSNGTNGWSARGSFYIPDSDGNVPIGNYIYHADMNGSTGTHAYWDTALERGQWYRIDQYLQLNTPGEHDGILRGWIDREVAYESEEWNWRDTDDLRIEEWWGHFYHGGSEPAPQDMSLYIDDLHLVGDQPSHLDARSRQ; this comes from the coding sequence ATGGCCACGACCAGTGTCGCTGGATTGTCGGTCGCTGGTTGTCTCGAAAAGGTTGGAGAGTCATCACCAACAGGAGACGGGAACGGCGACGTCGACGAAGACGAGGAACCAGCCGACGACGAAGACGAGGAACCAGCCGACGACGAAGACGAAGACGGTCACATCCGGACACACGTTCCGTTCGATGACTCCGGTGCGTTCGATGCATTCACCGAGATATACGAGGCCGACAGCCTTTCGATCGTTCCGGCGCCCGGCTACGAAGGGGAATCGGACTCGTGCGAGGTGTCCTTTTCGGAAGGGGATCACGGCGCCGGGAGTCTCCACTACTTGTTCCGGGACGAGCACGACTTCGAACCCAAATCGATGCACGCGACGTACTGGCTCTACTTCGACGAGTCGTTCCAGCCGTCGTTCAACGGGAAGCTTCCCGGGTTCGCGGGCACGTACGACAACGCGGGATCGGCTGGTCGACGGTCGAACGGGACGAACGGCTGGTCTGCGCGCGGCTCCTTTTATATCCCTGACAGCGACGGGAACGTTCCGATCGGGAACTACATCTATCACGCGGATATGAACGGTTCGACCGGCACCCACGCCTACTGGGATACGGCACTGGAACGGGGACAGTGGTACCGCATCGATCAGTACCTTCAGTTGAATACGCCGGGCGAGCACGACGGTATTCTTCGGGGGTGGATCGATCGGGAGGTTGCCTACGAAAGTGAAGAGTGGAACTGGCGAGACACCGACGACCTCAGGATTGAAGAGTGGTGGGGTCACTTCTACCATGGCGGCAGCGAACCAGCGCCGCAAGATATGTCACTATATATTGATGATCTGCACCTCGTCGGTGATCAGCCCTCTCACCTGGACGCTCGCTCTCGGCAGTAA
- a CDS encoding N-acetylneuraminate synthase family protein — MMNAEFSVGSDEPTYVIAEAGSNHNGDLETAMELVDAAADAGADAVKFQTFRAESMYVENSGTVETPKGERALYDIVADAEMPYEWIPELHDRCRDRNVDFLSSPFDERSVDELEPYVPAYKVASSVLSHHPFLETLAERDKPIVASTGAHDLADVREAVETMERSGVSDLVLLHCVSSYPTPLESANVRAVRRLAEEFDVPVGLSDHTLDPTTAPTAAVALGADVVEKHFTLDSSQEGLDHSYALEPDELTAMIDAIQDTETALGTGVVTVQSVEEDWYESARRTIHAARDISEGSWITSEDISILRSGHRERGLEPKHVDDVVGSVACTDIEKDQGISLDDFRES; from the coding sequence ATGATGAACGCCGAATTTTCGGTCGGCAGTGACGAGCCGACGTACGTCATCGCAGAAGCGGGTTCGAACCACAACGGCGATCTCGAAACGGCGATGGAACTGGTTGACGCAGCGGCGGACGCCGGTGCCGACGCGGTCAAGTTTCAGACGTTTCGTGCCGAGTCGATGTACGTCGAGAACAGCGGAACTGTCGAGACACCCAAGGGGGAACGAGCGCTGTACGACATCGTCGCGGACGCGGAGATGCCGTACGAATGGATTCCGGAACTCCACGACCGATGTCGGGATCGGAACGTCGATTTTCTGTCGTCACCGTTCGACGAACGATCGGTCGACGAACTCGAACCGTACGTTCCGGCGTACAAAGTCGCGTCGTCGGTCCTGAGCCACCACCCGTTTCTCGAGACGCTGGCGGAACGTGACAAACCGATCGTCGCCTCGACCGGGGCGCACGACCTCGCGGACGTCCGCGAGGCGGTCGAGACGATGGAACGGAGCGGCGTGTCCGACCTGGTCCTCCTGCACTGCGTGTCCTCGTATCCGACACCGCTCGAATCGGCCAACGTTCGTGCCGTCCGGCGCCTCGCCGAGGAGTTCGACGTCCCGGTCGGGCTCTCCGACCACACGCTCGATCCGACGACAGCACCGACGGCGGCAGTCGCACTCGGTGCGGACGTCGTCGAAAAGCACTTCACGCTCGATAGCTCCCAGGAGGGTCTGGACCACTCGTACGCGCTCGAACCGGACGAGCTGACCGCGATGATCGACGCGATCCAGGATACGGAGACGGCGCTCGGAACCGGGGTGGTGACCGTCCAGTCGGTCGAAGAGGACTGGTACGAGTCCGCGCGTCGAACGATCCACGCGGCCCGCGACATCTCCGAAGGATCGTGGATTACGTCCGAGGATATCTCGATTCTCCGATCGGGCCACCGTGAGCGGGGCCTCGAACCGAAACATGTCGACGACGTCGTAGGATCTGTCGCGTGTACCGATATCGAGAAGGATCAGGGAATATCGCTCGACGACTTCCGAGAATCGTAA
- a CDS encoding pseudaminic acid biosynthesis-associated methylase: MYVLLVRRSDRIRTTFYTIASDMTSENSRKWAGEAGLKYTDRNPHTVDGLEELREEQYGVTQTELYEEILDDVDRDNKILEVGSNVGVQLRCLRNLGFENLYGLDIQSLAIEKSREYAPSIPAVVGDASRLPFKDETFDLVFTNGCLVTIPPELIDTVQAEITRCSKRYVFGQEFHADEYVAIESDHDDQLYWKTDFCDRYLENNDLELIESSFLSYVETDNVDRMFLLEKSG, from the coding sequence ATGTATGTGTTGCTGGTACGTCGCTCGGACCGAATTCGAACGACCTTCTATACGATAGCCTCTGATATGACAAGCGAAAATTCCCGAAAGTGGGCCGGCGAAGCGGGGCTAAAGTACACGGATCGAAATCCACACACCGTCGACGGTCTCGAAGAATTGCGCGAAGAACAGTACGGTGTCACTCAAACGGAACTGTACGAGGAGATCCTCGACGACGTCGACCGTGACAACAAGATACTGGAAGTCGGGTCAAACGTCGGGGTTCAGCTCCGGTGCCTTCGGAACCTCGGATTCGAGAACCTGTACGGGCTCGACATTCAATCGCTCGCCATCGAGAAGTCGCGGGAGTACGCGCCGTCGATTCCCGCCGTCGTTGGCGACGCGAGCCGGCTTCCCTTCAAAGACGAGACGTTCGATCTCGTTTTTACAAACGGCTGTCTCGTTACGATACCACCCGAGTTGATCGATACCGTTCAGGCAGAGATTACCCGCTGTTCGAAACGATACGTGTTTGGACAGGAGTTTCACGCGGACGAGTACGTCGCTATCGAGAGCGATCACGACGACCAACTGTACTGGAAGACCGATTTTTGTGATCGATATCTCGAAAATAACGATCTGGAACTGATCGAGTCGTCGTTCCTTTCGTATGTAGAAACGGACAACGTCGATCGGATGTTTCTTCTCGAGAAATCCGGATGA
- a CDS encoding acetyltransferase, with product MKVIYCAGEQARVVLDILDRSGNEEEVVLVDDDADRHGNHFHGSEIIGGTNALERLDPERTRGHVALGGNPRVRLDLLSQLRERGFDPFSAIDTDITVASTAQLGKGITINARSYVGPDARIEDGALIDSAVNVSHDVHLEAGATVTPNATLAGAVRVEKGAYIGAGATVLDHVTIGEDAVVGAGAVVTEDVPADETVVGVPAEPIGGETDG from the coding sequence ATGAAAGTCATTTACTGTGCGGGCGAGCAAGCCCGTGTCGTTCTCGACATTCTCGACCGATCCGGGAACGAAGAGGAGGTTGTGTTGGTCGACGACGACGCCGATCGCCACGGAAATCACTTTCACGGAAGCGAAATCATCGGTGGAACGAACGCGCTGGAGCGACTCGATCCGGAGCGTACTCGAGGTCACGTAGCGCTCGGAGGTAATCCTCGAGTGCGACTCGACCTCCTCTCACAGCTACGGGAGCGTGGGTTCGATCCGTTCTCGGCCATCGATACGGACATCACGGTCGCATCCACAGCACAACTGGGCAAGGGAATCACGATCAACGCCCGATCGTACGTCGGTCCCGACGCGCGTATCGAAGACGGCGCGTTGATCGACAGCGCGGTCAACGTCTCACACGACGTTCACCTCGAGGCCGGAGCGACGGTAACGCCGAACGCGACGCTTGCGGGCGCGGTTCGCGTCGAGAAAGGGGCTTATATCGGGGCCGGGGCGACCGTCCTGGATCACGTCACGATCGGCGAGGACGCGGTCGTGGGGGCGGGAGCCGTCGTCACCGAAGACGTCCCGGCCGACGAGACGGTCGTCGGCGTCCCGGCGGAACCGATCGGTGGTGAAACCGATGGGTGA
- a CDS encoding cytidylyltransferase domain-containing protein, translated as MGEGVLGVIPARGGSKRVPRKNVREIGGIPLVGHAVEQATEAALLEEVVVSTDDEEIAAAARKHGGRVPFPRPERLATDGATSAAVLDHALEWHADRGDEFDAVAMIQPTTPLRRASDIDETIDRWRSTDATAGISVSEYRAPPQWAVTMDETGTLRPYFEEDALWTDDDVPRSQDLSRLLHPNGAVFVADVPAFRAFDGFYTDRTVGYEMPISRSIDVDSPADLELARTLYATHDDPNEE; from the coding sequence ATGGGTGAGGGCGTTCTCGGGGTGATCCCCGCGCGCGGCGGTTCGAAACGGGTGCCGCGAAAGAACGTCCGCGAGATCGGGGGCATCCCGCTCGTTGGACACGCGGTCGAACAGGCGACCGAAGCAGCGTTGCTCGAGGAAGTCGTCGTCTCGACGGACGACGAAGAAATTGCCGCAGCGGCCCGCAAACACGGCGGACGGGTGCCGTTTCCCCGTCCGGAGCGGCTCGCTACCGACGGCGCCACGAGCGCCGCCGTCCTCGACCACGCGCTGGAGTGGCACGCCGATCGCGGAGACGAATTCGACGCCGTCGCGATGATACAGCCGACGACGCCCTTGCGGCGGGCCTCGGATATAGACGAAACGATCGATCGGTGGCGATCGACCGACGCGACCGCCGGGATCAGCGTGTCCGAATATCGGGCCCCGCCACAGTGGGCGGTAACCATGGACGAGACGGGGACCCTTCGACCGTACTTCGAGGAAGACGCACTCTGGACCGACGACGACGTCCCGCGAAGCCAGGATCTGTCCCGTCTCTTGCACCCGAACGGGGCCGTGTTCGTCGCAGACGTGCCCGCGTTTCGAGCGTTCGACGGGTTCTATACGGATCGGACGGTCGGGTACGAGATGCCCATCTCCCGATCGATCGACGTCGACTCTCCGGCGGACCTGGAACTCGCTCGAACGCTGTACGCCACCCACGATGACCCCAACGAAGAGTGA
- a CDS encoding ABC transporter ATP-binding protein produces the protein MTERNWREKARALLRVAAFKPVLTAFIIVFSCFAALLEGIGLSFLVPIIRLAQSPDAAANTDDSFVQAFVVIYETLGIPFTLEFVVLGVALVMTVRYTSSFIVSWLRVVLQTLYVRELQTDAFENALDARVGYFDNEGSDDILNAIVTQAEYAGRVIKYFVEIFQNLLLSLMYLTIAFVLAPGLTVFTVVILGGLTVFIRRVLEPGYVVGDRVATANENIQEAVQAGTQGIRDVKLYTMSDEVYENFSNAIEKFTDANIKLGRNEAAIENFYNLSAAVMVFVLIYLALRFANLSLAVVGVFLFAMFQLAPKVSILNNKLYSIEGLLPHLVRTQEFTAELNRNTETDTGGEKPPSDVETVTFDDVSFSYDGGERVLKDVSFTAERSEFVAFVGQSGAGKSTIVKLLARLYEIDEGRILANGTPIDRFELRQWRKQLAVVRQDPFIFNETLRRNVTIGKRDATDTEIRRACKIAQVDQFLDELPNGLETKLGDDGVRLSGGQRQRVSLARALLRDADILVLDEATSDLDTNIEQDVQQAMESLDRDYVVLAIAHRLSTVVNADRIYTLEEGRITEQGTHEELISNDGKYHELYSVQ, from the coding sequence ATGACGGAACGGAATTGGCGCGAAAAGGCGCGTGCATTGCTACGTGTCGCTGCGTTCAAGCCGGTTTTGACGGCGTTTATTATCGTGTTCAGTTGTTTTGCCGCCTTGCTCGAGGGGATCGGATTGAGCTTTCTCGTTCCGATTATCAGGCTCGCACAGTCCCCCGACGCTGCCGCTAATACGGACGATAGCTTCGTTCAGGCGTTCGTGGTGATCTACGAGACGCTGGGCATTCCGTTCACGCTCGAGTTCGTCGTTCTCGGGGTCGCGCTCGTGATGACTGTCCGATACACGTCGTCCTTTATTGTCTCGTGGTTACGCGTCGTCCTCCAGACGCTCTACGTTCGGGAACTCCAGACGGACGCGTTCGAAAACGCGCTGGACGCGCGGGTCGGCTACTTCGACAACGAAGGGTCCGACGACATTCTCAACGCGATCGTGACGCAGGCGGAGTACGCCGGGCGCGTCATCAAGTACTTCGTCGAGATCTTCCAGAACCTCCTGCTCTCGCTGATGTACCTCACGATCGCGTTCGTTCTGGCACCCGGGCTGACGGTCTTCACCGTCGTGATCCTCGGCGGATTGACGGTCTTCATTCGACGCGTGCTGGAACCTGGCTACGTCGTCGGCGATCGGGTTGCGACGGCAAACGAAAACATCCAGGAAGCCGTCCAGGCAGGGACGCAGGGGATCAGGGACGTCAAACTGTACACGATGAGCGACGAGGTCTACGAGAACTTCTCGAATGCGATCGAGAAGTTCACCGACGCGAATATCAAGCTGGGACGAAACGAAGCCGCGATCGAGAACTTCTACAACCTCTCGGCAGCGGTCATGGTGTTCGTACTGATCTACCTCGCGCTGCGCTTCGCGAACCTATCGCTCGCCGTCGTCGGTGTCTTCCTCTTCGCGATGTTCCAGCTCGCCCCGAAAGTGAGCATACTCAACAACAAACTGTACAGCATCGAGGGGCTCCTCCCGCATCTCGTTCGCACCCAGGAGTTCACCGCGGAGTTAAATCGGAACACGGAAACGGACACCGGTGGTGAAAAGCCTCCGTCGGACGTCGAGACGGTGACGTTCGACGACGTATCGTTCTCCTACGACGGTGGCGAACGGGTCCTCAAGGACGTATCGTTCACTGCCGAACGAAGCGAATTCGTCGCGTTCGTCGGTCAGTCGGGTGCCGGCAAGTCGACGATCGTCAAACTGCTGGCCAGGCTATACGAGATCGACGAGGGACGGATCCTGGCGAACGGGACGCCGATCGATCGGTTCGAACTCCGCCAGTGGCGCAAGCAACTCGCAGTCGTCAGACAGGATCCGTTCATCTTCAACGAAACGCTCCGACGAAACGTCACCATCGGAAAGCGCGACGCGACCGACACTGAGATCCGACGGGCGTGCAAGATCGCGCAAGTCGATCAGTTCCTCGACGAACTCCCGAACGGTCTCGAGACGAAACTCGGTGACGATGGGGTTCGACTGTCCGGCGGACAGCGACAGCGCGTTTCACTCGCGCGGGCACTGCTGAGAGACGCCGATATACTCGTCCTCGACGAGGCGACGAGCGACCTCGATACGAACATCGAGCAGGACGTCCAGCAAGCGATGGAATCGCTGGATCGGGACTACGTCGTACTCGCTATCGCACACCGCCTCTCGACGGTAGTGAATGCGGATCGCATTTACACGCTGGAAGAAGGGCGGATCACCGAACAAGGAACTCACGAAGAGTTAATATCCAACGATGGAAAGTACCACGAACTGTACTCGGTGCAATAA
- the wecB gene encoding non-hydrolyzing UDP-N-acetylglucosamine 2-epimerase: MTEGPDITFVLGTRPEIIKLAPVIRECEDRSLTRSIIHTGQHYDESLDLVFFDQLALPEPTHHLEVGSSTHGRQTGEMIIRIEEILRRERPDTLLVQGDTNSVLAGAIAASKLDIDLGHVEAGLRSDDRTMPEETNRVLTDHASDYLFAPTEQSRARLRSERIPDERIYVTGNTIVDAVEQNRTLAAQRSAVLAEYDLVPGRYCLLTAHRAETIDDEQRFGDLLTGVGRVASHLEREVVYPIHPRAAKSLEAFDLDVPDGIRIVEPQNYLDFLSLEDAASLVLTDSGGVQEEACILGVPSVTLRESTERPETIDVGANRLVGTDPAAIVEGADEMIDRDGEWTNPFGNGTAATQILDTITGAERREVSPK, encoded by the coding sequence ATGACTGAGGGACCCGACATTACGTTCGTCCTCGGAACGCGTCCCGAGATCATCAAACTCGCTCCGGTGATCAGGGAATGCGAGGACCGATCGCTCACGCGTTCGATAATCCACACCGGACAACACTACGACGAATCGCTCGACCTCGTCTTTTTCGATCAACTTGCACTGCCCGAGCCCACACATCATCTCGAGGTCGGTTCGAGCACGCACGGTCGACAGACGGGTGAGATGATCATCCGGATCGAAGAGATTTTGCGTCGTGAACGGCCGGACACGCTGCTCGTACAGGGAGATACGAACTCCGTCCTGGCCGGCGCCATCGCAGCGAGTAAACTCGATATCGATCTCGGCCACGTCGAGGCGGGGTTGCGAAGCGACGATCGAACGATGCCCGAGGAGACGAATCGCGTACTGACGGACCACGCCTCGGACTATCTGTTCGCTCCGACCGAGCAGTCACGAGCGAGACTGCGAAGCGAACGAATACCGGACGAGCGGATCTACGTAACCGGGAATACGATCGTCGATGCCGTCGAGCAGAACCGGACGCTCGCAGCGCAACGGAGTGCCGTGCTCGCCGAGTACGATCTCGTACCGGGACGATACTGTCTCCTCACTGCTCACCGCGCCGAAACGATCGACGACGAGCAGCGGTTCGGCGACCTTCTCACCGGGGTCGGTCGAGTCGCCTCTCACCTCGAACGAGAGGTCGTCTACCCTATTCATCCTCGCGCAGCAAAATCCCTGGAGGCGTTCGACCTCGACGTTCCCGACGGAATACGGATCGTCGAACCGCAGAACTACCTCGACTTTCTATCTCTGGAGGATGCGGCCAGCCTCGTTCTGACCGATTCCGGCGGCGTCCAGGAAGAAGCATGTATCCTCGGCGTTCCCAGTGTGACGCTTCGTGAGAGTACGGAACGACCGGAGACGATCGACGTCGGCGCGAACCGACTCGTCGGAACCGATCCAGCGGCTATCGTCGAGGGGGCCGACGAGATGATCGACCGTGACGGGGAGTGGACCAACCCGTTCGGAAACGGGACGGCAGCGACACAGATACTGGACACCATAACCGGGGCCGAACGACGGGAGGTGTCGCCGAAATGA
- a CDS encoding nucleotide sugar dehydrogenase, which produces MSTICVHGLGYIGLPTAAMFANYGYEVVGYDVSEELVSRLNQGDVHIEEPGLRAFVTQALESGKLRIESEIVPSKYHLICVPTPFDTESQRADLSYVEAAASATTPHLRTGDTVILESTVPPGTTVGTVQPILEESGFEAGKDVALVHCPETVLTGDMITELKQNDRVIGGVNGVSTEAAVRLYETFLEGEIRTAANATTAEFVKLLQNTYRDTNIALANEVAKLARDYRIDSRAAIELANSHPRVDLHQPGPGVGGHCLPIDPWFLGQESDELDLVARARQINDEMPAYVVNLVDDHFESLAGRKIAILGIAYKGNVGDTRMSPGLQVAAQLRAIELTDEDSDGPAEPPRISLNDPHVTDQTRDLEDLETAIDGADAVVITCDHDEYAAIDPETLASRMRGSVVVDTKAIVDEDAYRESALTVVRL; this is translated from the coding sequence ATGAGTACGATCTGCGTCCACGGGTTGGGGTACATCGGCCTCCCGACGGCAGCGATGTTCGCGAACTACGGATACGAGGTCGTCGGGTACGACGTCAGCGAAGAACTCGTCAGTCGACTCAATCAGGGGGACGTTCACATCGAAGAGCCGGGGCTCAGAGCGTTCGTCACGCAGGCGCTCGAGTCGGGCAAACTCCGGATCGAGAGCGAGATCGTCCCTTCGAAGTACCACCTGATTTGCGTTCCGACTCCGTTCGATACCGAGAGTCAGCGTGCGGATCTCTCGTACGTTGAAGCAGCAGCGTCGGCGACTACTCCTCATCTCCGCACCGGCGACACGGTGATTCTCGAGTCGACCGTTCCCCCGGGGACGACCGTCGGAACGGTACAGCCGATCCTCGAAGAGTCCGGATTCGAAGCGGGGAAAGACGTCGCGCTGGTCCACTGTCCGGAGACGGTACTCACCGGCGACATGATCACTGAACTCAAGCAAAATGACCGGGTAATCGGCGGCGTCAACGGCGTCTCGACCGAAGCCGCGGTGCGATTGTACGAAACGTTCCTCGAGGGCGAGATCAGAACGGCGGCGAACGCGACGACTGCGGAGTTCGTCAAACTGCTCCAGAACACCTACCGGGATACGAACATCGCGCTCGCGAACGAGGTCGCAAAGCTCGCACGGGACTATCGGATCGATTCGCGAGCGGCGATCGAACTGGCGAACTCGCATCCGCGCGTCGACCTTCACCAGCCGGGTCCGGGCGTCGGCGGACACTGCTTGCCGATCGATCCCTGGTTCCTCGGTCAGGAGTCCGACGAACTTGACCTCGTCGCACGCGCCAGGCAGATCAACGACGAAATGCCCGCGTACGTCGTCAACCTCGTCGACGACCACTTCGAGTCGCTCGCCGGACGAAAGATCGCCATCCTCGGAATCGCCTACAAGGGCAACGTCGGTGACACGCGAATGAGTCCCGGACTACAGGTGGCAGCGCAACTCAGGGCAATCGAACTCACTGACGAAGACTCGGACGGGCCCGCGGAACCGCCGCGAATATCGCTCAACGACCCCCACGTGACGGACCAGACGCGGGATCTCGAGGATCTCGAAACGGCGATCGACGGAGCCGACGCCGTCGTGATTACGTGCGACCACGACGAGTACGCCGCGATCGATCCCGAGACCCTGGCATCACGAATGCGCGGTTCGGTCGTCGTCGACACGAAGGCGATCGTCGACGAAGATGCCTACCGGGAGTCCGCGTTGACCGTCGTTCGACTCTAA
- a CDS encoding glycosyltransferase family 4 protein has protein sequence MPRVVIVTQNFPPDKLGNASRIHDNGKQLVETGWDVTVLCPPASFPFGQFDRSWTRTETQSVDGITVRRLWTWQPETEDPGFLSRLAYYLFFAVHAMVWLLFARRKFDVIVTSSPPVFTGIAGLPFALASRPPVVADVRDLWIDAAVSLDFIRENGVFERLSRRYERLFLQSVDQITVTTSVLESRLTALYGIDPERVHHIPNGVNTSRFTPSETPDGPAIVYTGNVGYAQDLESCVRAMTQLESTDAVLKIVGDGDRRAALEELVERKDLEDRVEFTGLLPRDRIPKLLDDAMIGVAPLKSTDALEYAVPTKAYEYMACALPVIATGTGEIESLLDRSGGGVVVDNDPAAIATEIDRLLSDDGEREAMGERGREHVVRRYDRGAITRRLSDVFATACGTAPSAGDRPKRPFEHRS, from the coding sequence ATGCCACGCGTCGTCATCGTCACCCAGAACTTTCCGCCGGACAAGCTCGGGAACGCGTCGAGAATCCACGACAACGGGAAACAACTCGTCGAAACTGGGTGGGACGTCACCGTGCTCTGTCCTCCCGCGTCGTTCCCGTTCGGCCAGTTCGATCGATCGTGGACCCGGACGGAGACGCAGTCGGTCGACGGCATAACAGTCCGTCGCCTCTGGACGTGGCAGCCGGAAACGGAGGATCCCGGGTTCCTCTCCCGTCTCGCATACTACCTCTTTTTCGCGGTTCACGCGATGGTCTGGCTGCTGTTTGCACGTCGGAAGTTCGACGTGATCGTCACGTCGTCGCCGCCAGTGTTCACCGGCATCGCCGGGCTCCCGTTCGCACTGGCGAGTCGACCGCCGGTCGTCGCCGACGTCCGCGATCTGTGGATCGACGCCGCAGTGAGTCTCGACTTCATCCGGGAGAACGGGGTGTTCGAGCGGCTCAGCAGACGGTACGAACGGCTCTTCCTCCAGTCGGTCGACCAGATCACGGTTACGACGTCGGTGCTCGAGTCCCGACTGACCGCGCTGTACGGCATCGATCCCGAACGCGTCCACCACATTCCAAATGGCGTGAATACGAGCCGATTCACCCCGAGCGAGACGCCGGACGGGCCCGCGATCGTCTACACCGGCAACGTCGGCTACGCCCAGGATCTCGAGTCGTGCGTTCGTGCGATGACGCAACTCGAGTCCACGGACGCCGTCCTGAAGATCGTCGGCGACGGTGACCGCAGAGCCGCCCTCGAGGAACTTGTCGAGCGGAAGGACCTCGAGGACCGCGTCGAATTCACCGGGCTCCTCCCTCGGGATCGGATCCCCAAACTCCTCGACGACGCGATGATCGGCGTCGCACCGCTGAAATCGACCGACGCGCTCGAGTACGCCGTGCCGACGAAAGCCTACGAGTACATGGCGTGTGCACTTCCCGTGATCGCGACTGGAACCGGGGAGATCGAGTCGCTGCTCGATCGGTCGGGCGGCGGGGTCGTCGTCGACAACGACCCTGCAGCGATCGCAACGGAGATCGATCGGCTGCTCTCGGACGACGGCGAACGGGAAGCGATGGGTGAACGCGGACGCGAACACGTCGTCCGTCGGTACGATCGGGGGGCAATTACGCGTCGACTGAGCGACGTCTTCGCGACAGCGTGCGGGACGGCTCCATCGGCGGGTGACAGACCGAAACGGCCATTCGAGCACCGATCCTGA
- a CDS encoding glycosyltransferase family 4 protein, translating to MTSETAEASAARTTTVTSETGEEMQVLHLPYFDTNPYQANLAAALERNGVSVTLTTGYPAEAVRTLFSEGVPDVLHLHWISPYLVGDSRVTSVLKAAVFCTGLLVARLLGVRIVWTAHNLVEHERRYPSFERFCKGLLVEHLFDRVFVHWQEARSELREEFGLAEDGEPFVTVTHGHYIHNYENEVDEETARSRFGIPPDAFVLLFFGGIRSYKGVPELIDAFEALDRDDVHLLIAGNTFETDLHEQIEDMASANPRIHCTLEFVPDENVQWYMNAADAVVFPFEDIFTSGSVILAMSFGKAVVAPRSEYLDESVGNHGGILYDGDDPDGLDAALKEIVDREVDSMGRRNYELVSRHEWETVAAETVAAYREVL from the coding sequence GTGACGTCCGAAACCGCCGAGGCGTCGGCCGCACGGACAACGACGGTGACGTCGGAGACTGGGGAGGAGATGCAGGTACTGCACCTCCCGTACTTCGACACCAACCCGTATCAGGCGAACCTCGCGGCGGCGCTCGAGCGAAACGGTGTCTCCGTGACGTTAACGACGGGATATCCGGCGGAGGCGGTCCGAACGCTCTTCTCCGAGGGGGTGCCGGACGTGCTTCACCTGCACTGGATCTCGCCGTATCTCGTTGGCGACAGCCGCGTCACGAGCGTCCTCAAGGCGGCGGTCTTCTGTACGGGCCTCCTCGTCGCGCGGCTGCTCGGCGTTCGAATCGTCTGGACGGCACACAACCTCGTCGAACACGAACGACGGTATCCGTCGTTCGAGCGGTTCTGTAAGGGACTCCTCGTCGAGCACCTGTTCGATCGGGTGTTCGTCCACTGGCAGGAGGCCCGCTCCGAACTTCGCGAGGAGTTCGGGCTGGCGGAAGACGGAGAGCCGTTCGTCACCGTCACGCACGGCCACTATATCCACAACTACGAAAACGAGGTCGACGAGGAGACGGCCCGATCTCGGTTCGGAATCCCACCGGACGCGTTCGTCTTGCTGTTTTTCGGCGGGATCCGATCGTACAAGGGAGTTCCCGAATTGATCGACGCGTTCGAAGCGCTCGACCGCGATGACGTTCATCTCCTGATCGCGGGGAACACGTTCGAGACCGACCTCCACGAACAGATCGAAGACATGGCGAGCGCGAATCCGCGCATCCACTGCACGCTCGAGTTCGTTCCGGACGAGAACGTCCAGTGGTACATGAACGCCGCGGACGCCGTCGTCTTCCCGTTCGAGGACATCTTCACGTCCGGGAGCGTGATACTGGCGATGTCGTTCGGGAAGGCCGTCGTTGCTCCTCGCTCGGAATATCTTGACGAGTCCGTCGGGAACCACGGGGGAATCCTGTACGACGGCGACGATCCGGACGGGCTGGACGCCGCGCTCAAGGAAATCGTCGACAGGGAGGTCGATTCGATGGGACGACGTAACTACGAGTTGGTCTCCCGTCACGAGTGGGAGACGGTTGCAGCCGAAACTGTGGCGGCGTACCGGGAGGTGCTGTAA